The following are encoded in a window of Pelecanus crispus isolate bPelCri1 chromosome 6, bPelCri1.pri, whole genome shotgun sequence genomic DNA:
- the FKBP3 gene encoding peptidyl-prolyl cis-trans isomerase FKBP3: MAAATAGPAQPWSAEELRSEALPKKDIIKFLQEHAAQAFLAEHKLLGQVKNVAKTANKEQLIAAYTQLFHTQRFKGTDGAEKAAEKAKPAKAEEAKGKAAKPEESMEEGPPKYTKSILKKGDKTNFPKKGDTVHCWYTGKLQDGTVFDTNIQTSSKKKKAAKPLSFKVGVGKVIRGWDEALLTMSKGEKAQLEIEPEWAYGKKGQPDAKIPPNAKLFFEVELVDIE; this comes from the exons ATGGCGGCCGCGACGGCGGGTCCGGCGCAGCCCTGGAGCGCTGAGGAGCTGCGGAGCGAGGCGTTGCCCAAGAAGGATATCATCAAGTTCCTTCAGGAGCACGCAGCTCAGGCG TTCCTGGCCGAGCACaagctgctggggcaggtgaAGAACGTGGCCAAGACGGCGAATAAGGAGCAGCTCATCGCGGCCTACACGCAGCTCTTCCACACGCAG CGGTTTAAGGGCACGGACGGCGCGGAGAAGGCGGCGGAGAAAGCGAAGCCCGCTAAGGCGGAGGAGGCCAAGGGGAAAGCGGCGAAGCCCGAGGAGAGCATGGAGGAG GGGCCACCGAAGTAtacaaaatccattttaaagaaGGGCGATAAAACCAACTTTCCGAAGAAGGGAGACACTGTTCATTGCTGGTATACAGGAAAACTACAGGACGGAACAGTCTTTGATACCAACATTCAAACAA gttcaaagaagaaaaaagcagccaaaCCGTTAAGTTTCAAAGTTGGCGTAGGAAAAGTAATCAGAGGC tgGGATGAAGCTCTCTTAACAATGAGTAAAGGAGAGAAGGCTCAGCTGGAAATTGAACCCGAGTGGGCCTATGGCAAGAAGGGGCAGCCCGATGCCAA GATTCCACCAAatgcaaagcttttctttgaagTGGAATTGGTGGATATTGAATGA